Proteins co-encoded in one Stenotrophomonas maltophilia genomic window:
- the lpdA gene encoding dihydrolipoyl dehydrogenase, with translation MAEQFDVVVIGAGPAGYHAAIRAAQLGLKTACIDAALGKDGKPALGGTCLRVGCIPSKALLDSSRQFWNMGHIFGDHGISFKDAKIDVEAMVGRKDKIVKQFTGGIGMLFKANKVAAYYGFGELQPGNVVKVTQHDGSIVELKGTNVIIAAGSDSIELPFAKFDGETIVDNVGGLDFTEVPNRLAVIGAGVIGLELGSVWKRLGAEVTILEALPEFLAVADAEVAKTAAKEFKKQGLDIRLGAKVSKTEITGKGKKKEVVVTYTDSEGEKTLTVDKLLVAVGRRAATKGLLAEGTGVKINERGQIEVDAHCHTGVNGVWAVGDCVRGPMLAHKGFEEGIAVAELIAGLPGHVNFDTIPWVIYTEPELAWVGKTEAQLKAEGIPYKAGSFPFAANGRAVAMIEPAGFVKILAHAETDRILGMHLVGANVSELVHEGVLTMEFSGSADDLARICHAHPSLSEVIHDAAMAVSKRAIHKAN, from the coding sequence ATGGCTGAACAATTCGACGTCGTCGTCATCGGTGCCGGCCCGGCCGGTTACCACGCTGCCATCCGCGCGGCCCAGCTGGGCCTGAAGACCGCCTGCATCGACGCAGCGCTGGGCAAGGACGGCAAGCCGGCCCTCGGCGGCACCTGCCTGCGCGTGGGCTGCATCCCGTCCAAGGCGCTGCTGGATTCCTCGCGCCAGTTCTGGAACATGGGCCACATCTTTGGCGACCACGGCATCAGCTTCAAGGATGCCAAGATCGACGTCGAAGCGATGGTTGGCCGCAAGGACAAGATCGTCAAGCAGTTCACCGGCGGCATCGGCATGCTGTTCAAGGCCAACAAGGTCGCCGCCTACTACGGCTTCGGCGAACTGCAGCCGGGCAACGTGGTCAAGGTCACCCAGCATGACGGCTCGATCGTCGAGCTGAAGGGCACCAACGTGATCATCGCCGCAGGTTCGGATTCGATCGAACTGCCGTTCGCCAAGTTCGACGGCGAGACCATCGTCGACAACGTCGGCGGCCTGGACTTCACCGAAGTGCCGAACCGCCTGGCGGTGATCGGCGCCGGCGTGATCGGCCTGGAACTGGGCAGCGTGTGGAAGCGCCTGGGCGCTGAAGTCACCATCCTGGAAGCACTGCCGGAGTTCCTGGCCGTGGCCGACGCCGAAGTGGCCAAGACCGCTGCCAAGGAATTCAAGAAGCAGGGCCTGGACATCCGCCTCGGTGCCAAGGTCTCCAAGACCGAGATCACCGGCAAGGGCAAGAAGAAGGAAGTCGTTGTCACCTACACCGACAGCGAAGGCGAAAAGACCCTGACCGTGGACAAGCTGCTGGTGGCCGTCGGCCGTCGCGCCGCCACCAAGGGCCTGCTGGCTGAAGGCACCGGCGTGAAGATCAACGAGCGTGGCCAGATCGAAGTCGACGCGCACTGCCACACCGGCGTCAACGGCGTGTGGGCGGTCGGCGACTGCGTGCGCGGCCCGATGCTGGCGCACAAGGGCTTCGAGGAAGGCATCGCGGTGGCTGAGCTGATCGCCGGCCTGCCGGGCCACGTCAACTTCGACACCATTCCGTGGGTCATCTACACCGAGCCGGAACTGGCCTGGGTCGGCAAGACCGAAGCCCAGCTGAAGGCCGAAGGCATTCCGTACAAGGCCGGCAGCTTCCCGTTCGCCGCCAACGGCCGTGCCGTGGCGATGATCGAGCCGGCTGGCTTCGTGAAGATCCTGGCCCATGCCGAAACCGATCGCATCCTCGGCATGCACCTGGTTGGCGCCAACGTCTCCGAGCTGGTGCACGAAGGCGTGCTGACCATGGAGTTCAGCGGTTCGGCCGATGACCTGGCCCGCATCTGCCACGCCCACCCGTCGCTGTCGGAAGTGATCCACGACGCAGCAATGGCGGTCAGCAAGCGCGCCATCCACAAGGCGAACTGA
- the sucB gene encoding dihydrolipoyllysine-residue succinyltransferase, which yields MATEVKAPVLPESVADGTIATWHKKVGDAVKRDENLLDLETDKVVLEVPSPVDGVIKEIKFAEGSTVTSSQVVAIIEEGAVAAAPAPAAEAAPAAAAAPAAAAAPAAAAAPAPAAKSAADALPPGARFTAITEGVNPADVDGTGRRGAVTKEDIVNFARNGGAGKAGGARPEERVPMTRIRKRIAERLMESKNSTAMLTTFNEVDLSKVSAARKELQDEFVKAHGIKLGFMSFFVKAAANALQRFPLVNASIDGDDIIYHGYSDISIAVSTEKGLVTPVLRNVERMSFADIEKTIADYAKKARDGKLGLDELQGGTFTVTNGGTFGSLLSTPIINPPQSAILGMHAIKERPIAQNGQVVIAPMMYLALSYDHRIIDGKDSVQFLVDIKNQLENPGRMLFGL from the coding sequence ATGGCCACCGAAGTCAAAGCCCCGGTACTGCCCGAATCCGTCGCCGACGGCACCATCGCCACCTGGCACAAGAAGGTGGGCGACGCCGTCAAGCGCGACGAAAACCTGCTTGACCTGGAAACCGACAAGGTCGTCCTGGAAGTGCCGTCGCCGGTCGACGGCGTGATCAAGGAAATCAAGTTCGCCGAAGGCTCGACCGTGACCTCCAGCCAGGTCGTGGCGATCATCGAGGAAGGCGCCGTGGCCGCTGCCCCGGCTCCGGCCGCTGAAGCCGCTCCGGCTGCAGCCGCTGCCCCGGCCGCTGCTGCTGCTCCGGCCGCCGCTGCCGCTCCGGCCCCGGCCGCCAAGTCGGCTGCCGATGCGCTGCCGCCGGGCGCCCGCTTCACCGCCATCACCGAAGGCGTGAACCCGGCCGACGTTGACGGCACCGGCCGTCGCGGCGCGGTGACCAAGGAAGACATCGTCAACTTCGCCCGCAACGGCGGCGCCGGCAAGGCCGGTGGCGCACGTCCGGAAGAACGCGTGCCGATGACCCGCATCCGCAAGCGCATCGCCGAACGCCTGATGGAGTCGAAGAACTCCACCGCCATGCTGACCACCTTCAACGAAGTCGACCTGTCCAAGGTCTCGGCGGCGCGCAAGGAACTGCAGGACGAGTTCGTCAAGGCCCACGGCATCAAGCTGGGCTTCATGAGCTTCTTCGTGAAGGCCGCGGCCAACGCACTGCAGCGCTTCCCGCTGGTCAACGCCTCGATCGACGGCGACGACATCATCTACCACGGCTACTCGGACATCTCGATCGCCGTGTCGACCGAGAAGGGCCTGGTCACGCCGGTGCTGCGCAACGTCGAGCGCATGTCGTTCGCCGACATCGAAAAGACCATCGCCGACTACGCCAAGAAGGCGCGTGACGGCAAGCTGGGCCTGGACGAACTGCAGGGTGGCACCTTCACCGTGACCAACGGCGGCACCTTCGGTTCGCTGCTGTCGACCCCGATCATCAACCCGCCGCAGAGCGCCATCCTGGGCATGCACGCCATCAAGGAGCGTCCGATCGCCCAGAACGGCCAGGTCGTGATCGCGCCGATGATGTACCTGGCGCTGTCCTACGACCACCGCATCATCGACGGCAAGGACTCGGTGCAGTTCCTGGTGGACATCAAGAACCAGCTGGAAAACCCGGGCCGCATGCTGTTCGGCCTGTAA